The nucleotide sequence ACATTTTTTACCCATAAATTAAGTGTAGGATAGGAAAACGAGTTTTTCATACTACAGTCGGTTAAACTCGCTACTTTATATCGCGAAATTAAACGCATAAATTACAAAGCGAAATACGTTCCAAAAAGTTCCCGTCAGTACTCGTACGCCGTTTCGGGGTTCATTAGAgcatttaaatcataattatcTTATTCAATATTGGGGACCtgactttaaaatatagtataatataattacattttagtttttattttattttaacgtaaCTTCGGTGCtgtcaaaatatacaaatgatATTATAATGCTTCTCAATGACGGCACtaagccatccagctaaaCGTGATCTACGAATCTAGTGACTATTGTCGAAGATTTACGCGACATTCCTTAGAAAACACTTATAACGTCAATTACCAATAAACAGGATACaatcaacaaacaaacttatttctAACATCCCAAACAGTTTACCTGTAAACCTCACACAATGGAGAGTTGCcagtaaagaatttttttacacaGGTGAAGAACAGCAAGACAAAAATGTACACTTATCACATAAAAGAGATGATGTACGTAATAACGTGCAAGAAATCGTTGATAAAAATCGGATTGTACAGCTTGCTTTTTGCTCTGGCTTTGCTAATAACCCTGTTACCACAAATAATCCTCGATAAAGGACAAACAatgcaagtgaaaagattCCCAACTGATCTGAAGTACGTATTATTTTGGTATCCCagtgaaaacaaaagaaaagtgCTTTATGATTATAACCACACAGAATTTCCAACTGGACAAAAAGCGTTTATTGAACAGAAATGTCCTCATATTAGTTGCTATAttgcatataataaatcttatttagaTGACGACGAAAGAAATTTTGACGCTGTAGTATTCAATGCGCAAGATATAAGTAAAATGTCGTTACACAATATTTCTTTAGAGAGGTCTCCACATCAGAAGTATATATTTCGATCTCAAGAACCTGCAGAAAGACATCCAATTTGCCATCGGATTTTCGaagacttttttaatttaacgtggacatacaaattaaattcggACATACCGCAAccatttattaatgtttatgatataaataataaattagttgGACCCAGCACCCAAGTAGACTGGATTGAAAAAATGAACCAcactgaaaattttaaaagtaaaattgaaGGAAAAGAGAAAGCTATAGCGTGGATTGTCACAAAATGTAAAGCAAAAAACACTTACTCTGATTTCATTAAAGGACTTAGAAATGAATTGAAGggatataattatactttgGATATATATGGTCCCTGTGGTGATATAAAATGTCCAAAACAAAGTATATACTCCTGTTATAAATTGgttgaaaagaaatattttttccaattagTTCTGGAAGATGCAATGTGCGAAGATTACGTAACTGAAAAAGTTGTCAAATCATTGATGCATTTCACTATACCGGTTGTATTTGGAAGTGCTAATTACACAAGGTAAATCAGTTTCATAATTATTGAGCTTTAAAGATGTGAGTAACGTTGTTGTTAACTAGTATAAATTTTTTGCCCGTCATTTAAAATTGGTAGaaaacagataaaataatgagagaTCAGGTGtcaataaaagaatataaaatgtagcctaaaACAACAAAGAATTTGCTTTATACGAGGCAAATAGACATCCCATGATAATAGGAATATTTGCTTCTACGTAAGAGATACTACGTAGGAGTAAAGACAGACTCGAAACCCACGGTTACCTggattaattttcataaagacAATACTTAGCCATCACCTGAAACAAGACTCCCAATCAATCCTCAACAAAACTGACATTCTCATTCTAATCAACATCAGGAGAATTATGATAATACCTAATAACATAATCCTTGTTTCTGTAATCGTTCAAAACCAAAGTCGACATCCGTGTCAAAATAATTGTCATTTCCAGATTCCTACCACCCGGCTCTTACATCAACTTTCAAGAGTTTGGCCTGAAAAAATTCGGAGCTCTCATCGACTACCTCATGAAGACCCCTCAGAATTACGGGTTCCTCTTCGACTGGAAGAACCACTACTTCTATTCCATCAGACCAAGGTCCTATATTTGTGATTTGTGTACCAAACTCAATGAAAATGGTAACATTACGCCACAGCGCCATTTTAGACGCTGGTGGTTTTCTGACTATCGGGAC is from Amyelois transitella isolate CPQ chromosome 21, ilAmyTran1.1, whole genome shotgun sequence and encodes:
- the LOC106138801 gene encoding alpha-(1,3)-fucosyltransferase C-like, whose amino-acid sequence is MYTYHIKEMMYVITCKKSLIKIGLYSLLFALALLITLLPQIILDKGQTMQVKRFPTDLKYVLFWYPSENKRKVLYDYNHTEFPTGQKAFIEQKCPHISCYIAYNKSYLDDDERNFDAVVFNAQDISKMSLHNISLERSPHQKYIFRSQEPAERHPICHRIFEDFFNLTWTYKLNSDIPQPFINVYDINNKLVGPSTQVDWIEKMNHTENFKSKIEGKEKAIAWIVTKCKAKNTYSDFIKGLRNELKGYNYTLDIYGPCGDIKCPKQSIYSCYKLVEKKYFFQLVLEDAMCEDYVTEKVVKSLMHFTIPVVFGSANYTRFLPPGSYINFQEFGLKKFGALIDYLMKTPQNYGFLFDWKNHYFYSIRPRSYICDLCTKLNENGNITPQRHFRRWWFSDYRDVCDRLKLVSLFSC